One genomic segment of Kordiimonas sp. SCSIO 12603 includes these proteins:
- a CDS encoding response regulator transcription factor, translating to MTEETEISLIIVDDHALVRRGLSLLLENSPGINIIGEAENGEDAVKLAAETAPDVILLDLFLPDISGVEAARRIKELTPRSQILMLTSHEGDEYLTDAMQAGVLSYLIKESDPDDLIAAIHKANKGEATLSPRLARALMKHLSRAGNHDNPLHESLTQREHEVLRAIANGDSNQTIASNFGISEKTVKSHVTNILSKLYLNDRTQAAVYAWRNDLVSNNS from the coding sequence ATGACAGAAGAAACGGAAATCTCACTTATCATCGTTGATGACCATGCACTTGTAAGGCGTGGTCTATCACTGCTGCTGGAAAACAGCCCAGGCATCAACATTATTGGTGAAGCTGAAAACGGCGAAGACGCTGTGAAACTAGCCGCCGAAACCGCGCCCGATGTTATACTTCTTGATCTGTTTCTGCCCGACATCTCTGGGGTAGAGGCCGCCCGCCGCATTAAAGAACTAACACCCAGAAGCCAGATATTGATGCTTACAAGCCATGAAGGGGATGAATATCTCACCGATGCCATGCAAGCAGGCGTGCTTTCATATCTTATCAAGGAAAGCGATCCTGACGATTTAATAGCTGCGATCCATAAAGCGAACAAAGGTGAAGCAACCCTTAGCCCAAGGCTGGCACGCGCATTGATGAAACATCTGAGCCGCGCAGGCAACCATGACAATCCGCTCCATGAAAGCCTGACACAGCGTGAGCATGAAGTATTGCGCGCTATCGCCAACGGTGATTCAAATCAAACGATTGCAAGCAATTTTGGTATCAGCGAAAAAACCGTAAAATCTCATGTAACAAATATTCTCAGCAAACTTTATCTGAATGACCGCACTCAAGCGGCCGTCTATGCATGGCGGAATGATCTGGTTTCCAATAATTCATAA
- a CDS encoding EF-hand domain-containing protein, translating to MKLVRDLLLASLAFGFAAQTVAADDVLKFLDGDRDGTISAYEAMDQLLRLQKETGKKQLSIADFKKHLANLKADEEVELKEMMASLDANGNGKLTVKELKKAVGDLARGVDRNGDKTVSLQELQAFDLANAIVVSDSEIRDEVAYIMEALDENGNGALTKQEMPEAEIWDDLKDKDLNRDGSITRKELITAAKQDNKLAEFDVQGSTAVMTGTISASTPARVLELVIEHPEVTTILLGRVPGSVDDEANLRAASYVRQFGLNTKLASNSVVASGGTDFFLAGVERSVSPGAMAGVHSWGGPGYEGKDVPRDDEQHQPYLEYYREMGIPAKFYWFTLEAAPVEGVHWMTSAEFKKYKFATSQK from the coding sequence ATGAAATTGGTAAGAGACTTATTATTGGCAAGCCTGGCTTTTGGTTTTGCTGCGCAAACTGTAGCCGCGGATGATGTGTTGAAGTTTCTGGATGGAGACCGTGATGGTACTATCAGCGCTTATGAAGCAATGGACCAGCTCCTAAGGTTGCAGAAGGAAACCGGTAAGAAACAGCTGAGCATAGCCGATTTTAAAAAACATCTAGCTAACTTGAAAGCAGATGAAGAGGTAGAGTTGAAAGAGATGATGGCGTCTCTTGATGCAAATGGTAATGGCAAACTTACGGTGAAAGAGCTTAAAAAAGCTGTAGGAGACTTGGCGCGTGGTGTGGACCGTAATGGAGATAAGACTGTGAGCCTTCAGGAGCTTCAGGCCTTTGATCTCGCTAATGCCATTGTGGTATCTGATAGCGAAATCCGCGATGAAGTTGCCTATATTATGGAAGCGTTGGATGAAAACGGCAATGGTGCGCTTACCAAGCAAGAGATGCCTGAGGCAGAAATCTGGGATGATCTTAAGGATAAAGATTTGAACCGCGATGGTTCCATTACCAGAAAAGAGCTAATTACGGCAGCGAAACAAGATAATAAACTGGCTGAGTTTGATGTGCAGGGTAGTACCGCAGTGATGACAGGTACTATCAGTGCATCTACGCCAGCACGTGTTTTGGAACTGGTTATTGAGCACCCTGAGGTAACAACAATCCTTCTTGGTCGTGTTCCGGGTTCCGTAGATGATGAAGCAAATCTTCGGGCTGCATCTTATGTACGCCAGTTTGGCCTTAATACTAAACTGGCTTCAAATAGTGTGGTTGCCTCTGGCGGTACAGATTTCTTTCTCGCGGGTGTTGAGCGTTCGGTAAGCCCGGGTGCGATGGCTGGCGTGCATTCCTGGGGTGGGCCTGGCTATGAAGGCAAGGATGTGCCGAGAGATGATGAACAGCATCAGCCCTATCTGGAATATTACCGTGAGATGGGCATTCCTGCGAAATTTTACTGGTTCACATTAGAGGCAGCGCCCGTTGAAGGCGTGCACTGGATGACCTCTGCCGAATTCAAAAAATATAAGTTTGCTACCTCGCAAAAATAA
- a CDS encoding outer membrane protein, which translates to MKKIIKTAAVAAVVAVSGAAQADDKLFDGGYIGVEAGFNNFGGVNGNSGLYYGGVLGLRKQTDSGFVFGIEGRFGGSSVDRGLNVNGTNVEAEVGRHIGGDLHLGYTVSDRGLLYALVGYDNIRVGADVADVNIGSTKVDSFRFGGGYEYAVSEKVSIRFSGMYSEDKEFQGLGGVLFKF; encoded by the coding sequence ATGAAAAAAATCATTAAAACGGCAGCAGTAGCAGCGGTGGTTGCAGTATCTGGTGCAGCACAAGCAGACGATAAACTTTTCGACGGCGGCTATATCGGTGTTGAAGCAGGTTTCAATAATTTCGGCGGCGTTAACGGTAACTCTGGTCTTTATTATGGCGGCGTTCTTGGCCTTCGTAAGCAAACAGACAGTGGTTTTGTATTTGGTATTGAAGGCCGTTTTGGTGGGTCTTCCGTAGACCGTGGTTTGAATGTCAACGGTACAAACGTTGAAGCAGAAGTTGGCCGCCATATCGGTGGTGATCTGCATCTTGGTTACACTGTAAGTGATAGAGGGCTTCTTTATGCGCTTGTGGGTTATGATAATATCCGCGTTGGCGCAGACGTAGCTGATGTAAACATTGGCAGCACAAAAGTAGATTCTTTCCGTTTCGGTGGTGGTTACGAATATGCCGTGAGCGAAAAAGTAAGTATCCGTTTTTCCGGTATGTATTCAGAAGATAAAGAATTCCAAGGCTTAGGCGGCGTTCTCTTTAAATTCTAA
- a CDS encoding cytochrome-c peroxidase, with protein sequence MWIKKSIVFILLFTGLSSQLNAAEDLRSLARRLFGPLPATMPGSQNDTPERIALGRALYFETALSANRTQSCESCHALKHGGPGTDNLPTSFGALGEFGRRNSPTVWNAGFQSSQFWDGRARNLKDQAKSPLLNPLEMALSSEEEAVERLSELGYGPQFAEAYPNSDTALTFENILESLAAFQRTLITTDRFDAFMKGDDTAMTDTEKQGLRTFIKIGCSRCHTGPLMGGKLFAKMGLRNPYPNKEDRGRAEITGKKFHEFVFKVPTLRNVSQTAPYFHDGAVASLDRAVKDTAWHQVGLKISDQQTAEVVAFLKTLDNQTEFK encoded by the coding sequence ATGTGGATCAAAAAAAGCATCGTTTTTATTTTGCTGTTTACAGGTCTTTCAAGCCAATTAAACGCGGCGGAAGATCTTCGTTCCCTTGCCCGCCGCTTATTTGGCCCCTTGCCAGCAACCATGCCGGGCAGCCAAAATGATACCCCAGAAAGAATAGCACTTGGCCGAGCGCTCTATTTCGAAACAGCACTATCAGCCAACCGTACTCAATCCTGTGAAAGTTGCCACGCCCTTAAACACGGCGGTCCTGGCACTGATAATCTACCAACTTCCTTTGGCGCTCTCGGGGAATTTGGCAGAAGAAACAGTCCAACCGTATGGAACGCTGGGTTTCAATCTTCTCAATTCTGGGACGGGAGGGCCCGTAACCTGAAAGACCAAGCTAAAAGCCCACTTCTCAACCCGCTTGAAATGGCTCTTTCATCGGAAGAAGAGGCGGTGGAGCGTTTATCGGAACTTGGGTATGGCCCTCAATTTGCGGAAGCCTACCCCAACAGCGATACGGCTCTGACCTTTGAGAATATTCTTGAATCTCTTGCAGCTTTTCAGCGCACCCTTATCACAACCGACAGGTTTGATGCCTTTATGAAAGGTGACGATACCGCCATGACAGATACGGAAAAACAGGGTTTACGCACCTTTATCAAAATTGGCTGTAGTCGGTGCCACACAGGGCCCCTTATGGGCGGAAAATTATTTGCGAAGATGGGATTAAGAAACCCATACCCCAATAAGGAAGATAGAGGCCGTGCCGAGATCACTGGTAAAAAGTTCCATGAATTTGTGTTCAAAGTGCCTACGCTCAGAAACGTAAGCCAAACCGCCCCTTATTTTCATGATGGTGCCGTTGCTTCCCTTGATAGGGCAGTGAAAGATACAGCATGGCACCAGGTTGGGTTAAAAATCAGTGATCAACAAACCGCAGAGGTTGTTGCTTTCCTGAAAACACTCGATAACCAGACAGAGTTTAAGTGA
- a CDS encoding MarR family winged helix-turn-helix transcriptional regulator, protein MAEEKKEQKYVDFDSSFDFEAYIPYCVVRTQLWMHRAINYESLPNVKAIASVSKTEVRVIMLVATRQGIIPSQIADTMGFDRALVTRAISTLVKKGLIYTKAMDKDQRSKALYITEKGSALCNELITVFESFSEKLEEVISAEEKQTLIEILNKLVVVSQNHDS, encoded by the coding sequence TTGGCGGAAGAAAAAAAAGAACAAAAATATGTGGATTTTGACTCTTCATTCGATTTTGAAGCGTATATTCCCTATTGTGTCGTAAGGACTCAGCTCTGGATGCACCGGGCTATCAACTATGAAAGCCTGCCAAATGTGAAGGCCATTGCCTCTGTCTCCAAAACGGAAGTGCGGGTGATTATGCTGGTTGCGACCCGGCAGGGAATTATCCCCTCTCAAATCGCAGATACGATGGGCTTTGATCGGGCTTTGGTTACACGTGCTATCAGCACGCTGGTTAAAAAGGGCCTTATTTATACGAAAGCCATGGATAAGGATCAGCGCAGTAAAGCACTTTATATCACGGAAAAAGGTTCAGCGCTTTGTAATGAGCTTATTACTGTGTTCGAGAGCTTTAGTGAAAAGCTTGAAGAAGTTATTTCCGCTGAGGAAAAGCAAACGCTTATTGAAATCCTGAATAAGTTGGTTGTTGTTAGCCAAAACCATGATAGCTAA
- a CDS encoding TonB-dependent receptor, which produces MFKIKGRNFSASKKQLLSGICLSTLAMSPQPLYAQDQDDTATSDSGLVIENIVISARKRQESLQEVPLSVQAITGDKLENERIDNVENLIGRVPNLSLSSNLLSPGNDFLNIVIRGVGSQSAGAPAVGTFVDGAFVPALSFDIGFLDVERIEVLRGPQSTLFGRNTQGGALNIVLKRPDEETTGKVAFTVDEFETVRAQGAISGQISENWFGSAAIDVSRTDGYLENPVLANQNGANGNGRSVSANDGSKFSGRGALRYKPNSRLDVNLAVDGSYRKGLDGHPGVPRGTEEFIVRSDFQIDAEYENYGGALNIDYGFENVDLTLISAYRHVSSELPFDFDGSPERGPNFQDLQSSQEIISQEIRLSGTFDDQVNWIIGGYAFSENSETRRRIQFQDLIFGSLLVDAQDQKLDRKGFALFADAVWEITDRLELQAGVRYADESVDSEITLDFTAPLIGLAVDEVGTGTVSDSNFSPAASLRYNISDDLSAYVRYARGFRAGGFPAAPATAVTNFSFQSETSDNYEFGLKGKLADGLVNFDLSLFQIDITDQQVTTLVFINNDPNLPVASVDNAGRSRSRGFEANITARPTSNFEFGVSAGYVNAEFREYIDTVGADRSGEKLPFVPEWTLQAYGTYTIPLGTWGELDLSAKYRYVDDILSGSGVDIDLQFPVESYDVIDLSAAIVADDWRFELFVDNVTNDFIETRVFNAFFFEEPRPFSVVLPPRKAGFRVSYQF; this is translated from the coding sequence GTGTTTAAAATTAAAGGTAGGAATTTCTCTGCATCAAAGAAACAGCTCTTGAGCGGCATATGTTTATCAACATTAGCGATGTCCCCTCAGCCGCTGTATGCTCAAGATCAAGATGATACCGCCACATCTGATTCAGGTCTTGTTATCGAAAATATTGTGATTTCTGCGCGGAAACGTCAGGAAAGCCTGCAAGAAGTACCACTCTCGGTGCAGGCAATCACCGGCGACAAGCTTGAGAATGAACGTATTGATAACGTCGAAAACCTGATCGGCAGAGTGCCCAACTTATCATTAAGCTCAAACCTGCTTTCTCCCGGCAACGATTTCCTGAATATCGTTATCCGGGGTGTTGGCTCCCAAAGTGCCGGTGCGCCTGCTGTAGGCACCTTTGTTGACGGCGCTTTTGTACCAGCCCTTTCTTTTGATATTGGCTTCCTTGACGTGGAGCGAATTGAGGTACTCCGAGGACCGCAAAGCACATTGTTCGGCCGGAACACACAAGGTGGTGCGCTTAATATCGTGCTCAAACGCCCAGATGAAGAAACAACAGGTAAGGTAGCTTTTACGGTAGATGAATTTGAAACCGTACGTGCTCAGGGTGCTATCTCTGGTCAGATCAGCGAAAACTGGTTTGGTAGCGCGGCTATTGATGTGTCCCGCACAGACGGTTACCTGGAAAACCCGGTGCTCGCAAACCAGAATGGCGCCAACGGCAACGGCAGATCAGTTTCTGCAAACGATGGCAGCAAATTCTCGGGCCGGGGGGCGCTACGCTACAAGCCAAATTCAAGGCTTGATGTAAATCTTGCTGTAGATGGTTCATACAGAAAAGGCCTTGATGGTCACCCTGGCGTGCCGCGCGGTACCGAAGAATTTATTGTGCGCAGTGATTTTCAGATCGATGCTGAATATGAAAATTATGGCGGCGCATTAAATATTGATTATGGGTTCGAAAATGTGGATCTCACGCTTATTTCCGCATACCGCCATGTATCCAGTGAACTGCCTTTCGATTTTGACGGGTCCCCGGAACGCGGCCCCAATTTTCAAGATCTTCAAAGTTCACAAGAAATCATCTCACAGGAAATTCGCCTATCTGGCACCTTTGATGATCAGGTGAACTGGATTATCGGTGGATATGCATTTTCTGAAAATTCAGAGACACGCCGCCGTATTCAGTTTCAGGACCTTATCTTTGGCTCCCTGCTTGTTGACGCGCAAGATCAAAAGCTGGACCGCAAGGGCTTTGCCTTGTTCGCCGATGCGGTATGGGAAATCACCGACAGGCTGGAACTGCAAGCGGGTGTTCGCTATGCCGATGAAAGCGTAGATTCTGAAATCACTCTCGATTTTACGGCCCCCCTTATTGGCCTGGCTGTGGATGAAGTAGGCACTGGTACAGTAAGCGATAGCAATTTCTCCCCTGCTGCGTCGCTTCGCTATAATATCAGTGACGATTTATCAGCATACGTTCGGTATGCTCGTGGCTTCCGTGCCGGTGGTTTTCCCGCAGCACCGGCCACCGCAGTTACTAATTTTTCTTTCCAGTCAGAAACATCAGACAACTATGAATTTGGCTTAAAAGGTAAACTTGCAGATGGGCTTGTAAACTTTGATCTGTCTCTGTTCCAGATTGATATTACAGACCAACAGGTAACAACGTTGGTATTCATCAATAATGATCCAAACCTTCCGGTAGCTTCTGTGGATAACGCAGGCCGCAGCCGCTCTCGCGGGTTTGAAGCCAATATCACAGCACGCCCAACATCCAATTTTGAATTCGGGGTAAGCGCCGGGTATGTAAACGCGGAATTCCGTGAATATATTGATACTGTTGGTGCGGATCGTTCTGGCGAAAAACTACCTTTCGTCCCTGAATGGACCCTGCAAGCTTACGGTACCTATACCATCCCACTCGGGACTTGGGGTGAACTCGATCTATCCGCAAAATACCGCTATGTGGATGATATTCTTTCAGGCAGTGGAGTAGATATCGACCTACAGTTCCCTGTGGAATCTTATGACGTGATCGACCTAAGCGCTGCAATCGTGGCTGATGATTGGCGGTTTGAACTGTTTGTTGATAACGTTACCAACGACTTTATTGAAACCCGCGTCTTCAACGCATTCTTCTTCGAGGAACCAAGACCATTTTCAGTTGTCTTACCACCTCGCAAAGCCGGTTTCAGAGTAAGTTATCAGTTTTAG